In Panthera leo isolate Ple1 chromosome F3, P.leo_Ple1_pat1.1, whole genome shotgun sequence, one genomic interval encodes:
- the KIAA0040 gene encoding uncharacterized protein KIAA0040 homolog isoform X2, whose translation MTGDRLWRRAARPVGGVFRNRGRTELERNLRNVRLQTREGKERTGGFPRGEGRYARRPAPTYPSAPHLAPQGGGLPHRDLDLRRDPCCQTGRARPLRHRACRKPSGGLREFSKDLTIDLLV comes from the exons ATGACTGGGGACCGGCTCTGGAGGAGAGCGGCGCGTCCCGTAGGAGGCGTGTTCCGGAACCG GGGCAGGACGGAGTTGGAGCGAAACCTCAGAAATGTGAGGCTCCAGACTCGGGAGGGCAAAGAACGCACAGGGGGCTTTCCTCGCGGTGAGGGCAGGTACGCGCGGCGCCCGGCCCCCACCTACCCCTCAGCGCCGCACCTGGCTCCGCAGGGGGGCGGGCTTCCGCACAGGGACCTTGACCTCCGCCGGGACCCCTGCTGTCAGACGGGCCGCGCCAGACCCCTGCGCCACCGCGCCTGTAGGAAGCCCTCCGGTGGACTGCGAG AGTTCAGCAAGGATCTTACCATCGACCTCCTAGTTTGA